A single Desulfovibrio piger DNA region contains:
- the rpoN gene encoding RNA polymerase factor sigma-54, translating to MALELRQQLKLSQQLVMTPQLQQAIKLLQLSRVELLETVQQELLENPFLEEAPANEPVAQQDQEEPRHEKPQDEVYDADLSRNADWEEYLGEFASTPRTSQGRELEIAEEISPLEARYSAKPTLEGHLLWQLHLSTLTDEQKAIGEIIIGNLGSSGYLRASVEEIAEMASTTPEAVQTVLERVQLFDPVGVAARDARECLLVQLKNLRYDRDPILMELVQSHLEDLEAHRYKPLLRKFKLDMEGLREYLDIIQSLEPLPGASFDSSEPTYVSPDVFVYSVGDEFVILLNEEGLPHLQLSSMLRDGVPSCNEKEKDYVSEKIRSASWLIRSLYQRQRTLYKVVESIVKHQQPFFRDGVTKLAPLILKDIADDIGMHESTVSRITTNKYVATPHGIFELKFFFNSGLELDDGSQVGSESVKALIKKFIAAEDPKSPLSDERLGELLKEQLKVNIARRTVAKYRTALNIPSSSKRKEHF from the coding sequence ATGGCATTGGAACTTCGTCAACAACTCAAATTGTCGCAGCAGCTGGTCATGACCCCCCAGCTGCAGCAGGCCATCAAGCTGTTGCAGCTTTCTCGTGTCGAACTTCTGGAGACCGTCCAGCAGGAATTGCTGGAGAATCCTTTCCTGGAAGAGGCCCCGGCCAATGAGCCCGTAGCCCAGCAGGACCAGGAAGAGCCCCGGCATGAGAAGCCCCAGGACGAAGTCTATGACGCGGATCTGTCCCGCAATGCCGACTGGGAGGAATATCTTGGCGAGTTCGCCAGCACGCCGCGTACCTCGCAGGGCCGGGAGCTGGAGATCGCGGAAGAGATCTCCCCCCTGGAGGCCCGCTATTCGGCCAAGCCCACGCTGGAAGGGCATCTGCTCTGGCAGCTGCACCTTTCGACCCTGACGGACGAACAGAAGGCGATCGGCGAGATCATCATCGGCAACCTGGGTTCTTCGGGCTATCTGCGCGCCAGCGTGGAGGAGATCGCCGAGATGGCGTCCACCACGCCGGAGGCCGTGCAGACGGTGCTGGAGCGCGTGCAGCTCTTCGATCCGGTGGGCGTGGCGGCCCGGGATGCCCGCGAATGCCTGCTGGTGCAGCTGAAGAACCTGCGCTATGACCGTGACCCCATCCTGATGGAACTGGTGCAGTCGCATCTGGAAGACCTGGAGGCCCACCGCTACAAGCCCCTGCTGCGCAAGTTCAAGCTGGACATGGAAGGCCTGCGCGAATACCTGGACATCATCCAGTCCCTGGAGCCCCTGCCCGGTGCCAGCTTCGACAGCAGCGAGCCCACCTATGTGAGCCCCGACGTCTTCGTGTACAGTGTCGGCGACGAATTCGTCATCCTGCTCAACGAGGAGGGCCTGCCGCATCTGCAGCTCTCCAGCATGTTGCGTGATGGCGTTCCCTCCTGTAATGAAAAAGAGAAGGACTACGTTTCGGAAAAAATACGTTCGGCCTCCTGGCTCATCCGCAGTCTGTACCAGCGGCAGCGGACGCTGTATAAAGTGGTGGAAAGCATCGTCAAGCACCAGCAGCCCTTTTTCCGCGACGGCGTCACCAAGCTCGCGCCGCTCATCCTCAAGGATATCGCCGACGATATCGGGATGCACGAGTCCACGGTCAGCCGCATCACCACCAACAAATATGTGGCGACGCCGCACGGCATCTTCGAGCTCAAATTTTTCTTCAACAGCGGGCTTGAACTGGACGATGGAAGTCAGGTAGGCTCTGAAAGTGTCAAGGCCCTGATCAAAAAGTTCATCGCTGCTGAAGATCCCAAATCGCCCCTGAGCGATGAGCGGCTCGGCGAGCTGCTCAAGGAACAGTTGAAGGTCAACATCGCACGGCGCACGGTGGCCAAGTACCGCACGGCGCTGAACATCCCCTCATCCTCAAAGCGCAAGGAACATTTCTGA
- the hpf gene encoding ribosome hibernation-promoting factor, HPF/YfiA family codes for MNIAFTFKNFEASDHLKKYARRRMEKMGRFFGKASGLEVGVVLTVDKFRHRCEVTIAGEGLHLSASEQSSDMYAAIDLVVDKVEAQIKKHVSRVKEQRRQARNANVDVFTYNLEADPDEEPAVVGTERFAPKPLHLDEALMQLESIGSDFLVFINAETDRVNVVYRRRIGGYAVIDPVL; via the coding sequence ATGAACATTGCTTTCACTTTCAAGAACTTCGAGGCCTCCGATCATCTGAAGAAGTATGCCCGTCGCCGCATGGAAAAGATGGGGCGCTTTTTTGGCAAGGCTTCCGGACTGGAAGTCGGTGTTGTGCTTACTGTGGACAAGTTCCGGCATCGCTGTGAAGTGACCATCGCCGGCGAGGGGCTGCACCTGAGCGCTTCCGAACAGTCTTCCGACATGTATGCCGCCATCGACCTTGTGGTGGACAAGGTCGAGGCCCAGATCAAGAAGCACGTCTCGCGCGTCAAGGAACAGCGCCGTCAGGCCCGCAACGCCAATGTGGACGTGTTCACCTACAACCTGGAAGCCGATCCCGATGAAGAGCCCGCCGTGGTGGGCACCGAGCGCTTTGCGCCCAAGCCCCTGCATCTGGACGAAGCCCTGATGCAGCTGGAATCCATCGGCAGTGACTTCCTGGTCTTCATCAATGCCGAGACCGACCGCGTCAATGTGGTGTACCGCCGCCGCATCGGCGGCTATGCCGTCATCGACCCTGTCCTGTAA
- the rapZ gene encoding RNase adapter RapZ codes for MSQTSSDEAATPVQVCIVTGLSGAGKSTALQVFEDLRYFTVDGLPAGLAAEMADMMRRESMERFRGMALGMDMRQQDFLEELNVALARLAEHGVRPMLLFLEAGPQELMRRYATTRRPHPLEREGMGLEDALREERARLAPVREMADLVIDTSRFSIHDLRRAIQKRWSRTPGRLRAIRVNVISFGFKYGVPREADFVFDLRFLPNPYFVEKLRPLSGKDKAVRDYVFATEAAQEFEKKLFDLVRFMLPQMEAEGRYRVAIAVGCTGGRHRSVATAEALFQMLRQADYPASLEHRHLELG; via the coding sequence ATGAGCCAGACATCATCCGATGAAGCGGCCACGCCTGTCCAGGTCTGCATCGTCACCGGCCTTTCAGGGGCCGGTAAGAGTACGGCGTTGCAGGTCTTTGAGGACTTGCGCTATTTTACCGTGGACGGACTGCCTGCCGGGCTGGCCGCCGAGATGGCGGACATGATGCGGCGCGAATCCATGGAGCGTTTCCGGGGCATGGCCCTGGGCATGGACATGCGGCAGCAGGATTTTCTGGAAGAGCTCAACGTGGCCCTTGCCCGGCTTGCGGAACACGGTGTCCGGCCCATGCTGCTCTTTCTGGAGGCCGGACCGCAGGAGCTCATGCGGCGTTACGCCACGACCCGCCGGCCGCACCCGCTGGAACGCGAGGGCATGGGGCTTGAGGATGCCCTGCGCGAGGAGCGCGCGCGGCTGGCCCCTGTGCGCGAGATGGCGGATCTGGTCATAGATACCAGCCGTTTTTCCATCCATGACCTGCGCCGTGCCATCCAGAAGCGCTGGAGCAGGACGCCGGGCAGGCTGCGGGCCATCCGTGTCAACGTCATCTCGTTCGGCTTCAAGTATGGTGTCCCGCGCGAGGCGGATTTCGTCTTTGACCTGCGCTTCCTGCCCAACCCCTATTTTGTAGAGAAATTGCGTCCTCTCAGCGGCAAGGACAAGGCGGTCCGTGACTATGTCTTTGCCACCGAGGCAGCGCAGGAATTCGAGAAAAAGCTTTTCGACCTGGTGCGCTTCATGCTGCCGCAGATGGAAGCGGAAGGCCGCTACCGGGTGGCCATAGCCGTGGGCTGCACCGGTGGCCGCCACCGCTCCGTGGCCACGGCCGAGGCCCTGTTCCAGATGCTGCGCCAGGCGGATTATCCGGCCAGTCTTGAGCACAGGCACCTTGAACTTGGCTAG
- a CDS encoding PTS sugar transporter subunit IIA — protein sequence MSEQQSSTQVGIIVVAHADYGSAMLRTAEFILGTLSDCTSISVDIAQEVPETVRRLDDAAQRLDKGAGVIILTDMFGGTPTNLALSLLGSHHVEVVTGVNLPMLLKVFTCREKPLAELARLAGEAGTKGIVVAGSMLRSRNKEKTGD from the coding sequence ATGTCGGAACAGCAATCTTCCACCCAGGTCGGCATCATCGTCGTTGCCCATGCCGACTATGGTTCTGCCATGCTGCGCACGGCGGAGTTCATCCTTGGTACCCTGAGCGACTGCACCTCCATCAGCGTGGACATCGCCCAGGAAGTGCCCGAGACCGTGCGCCGTCTGGATGATGCCGCCCAGCGGCTGGACAAGGGCGCCGGGGTCATCATCCTCACCGACATGTTCGGCGGCACCCCCACCAACCTGGCCCTCTCCCTGCTGGGGAGCCATCATGTGGAAGTCGTCACCGGCGTCAACCTGCCCATGCTGCTCAAGGTCTTCACCTGCCGCGAAAAGCCCCTGGCCGAGCTGGCCAGGCTGGCCGGAGAGGCCGGTACCAAGGGCATCGTCGTGGCCGGCAGCATGCTGCGCTCCCGGAACAAAGAAAAAACAGGCGATTGA
- a CDS encoding PTS sugar transporter subunit IIB: protein MLWFRVDNRLVHGQVIEGWLPYVAARHLIVANDAMSADLLQQQIVSLAVPEQVAVHFVPVDALPETLACCGESSLVLFADCQDARRALESGVAIRALNIGNLHYAPGKIQLFPHVALSPQDRDDLRAMLQQQVELDFRCVPSDKIRDAYEQLL from the coding sequence ATGCTCTGGTTCAGAGTGGACAATCGTCTGGTGCACGGGCAGGTCATCGAAGGCTGGCTGCCCTATGTGGCCGCCCGGCACCTGATCGTTGCCAATGACGCCATGTCCGCGGACCTTCTGCAGCAGCAGATCGTGTCCCTGGCCGTGCCGGAACAGGTGGCCGTCCACTTCGTGCCGGTGGATGCCCTGCCCGAGACCCTGGCCTGCTGCGGCGAGAGCAGCCTCGTGCTCTTTGCCGATTGCCAGGATGCCCGCAGGGCCCTGGAAAGCGGCGTCGCCATCCGTGCCCTCAATATCGGCAATCTGCACTACGCACCGGGCAAGATCCAGCTTTTTCCGCATGTGGCCCTTTCCCCGCAGGACAGGGACGATTTGCGGGCCATGCTGCAGCAGCAGGTGGAGCTGGATTTTCGCTGTGTGCCTTCCGACAAGATCCGGGATGCTTATGAGCAGCTTCTCTGA
- a CDS encoding rhomboid family intramembrane serine protease: MKPRLLRLPAPFAGYWHVQRRPRPLPPHWRSLTGSGGITSYSQRQEMILVLSACGLPHQLWRFRQKEYLYVPALLEGLARQELQHFHAEKQRPPAPRDLPPALHARCWLAALPLLLLILWHGLRSGWWPLPEGLPPPESWEQAGALDNVRLRVYGEWQRLFTALTLHADAAHLAGNILLGGIMLPLLARLTGPGRALLLTMLGGGLGNLLTVVLRREFVLSLGFSTAVFAAIGALAGFMVLHHEGKRHLPLVAGVGILAMWGMGEGNVDYLAHICGLAAGTALGLWEALRSARRWPGLPQWLSALLALMLPVLAWMRAFQQG; encoded by the coding sequence ATGAAGCCCCGCCTTCTGCGCCTGCCCGCCCCTTTTGCGGGATACTGGCACGTCCAGCGTCGCCCGCGTCCCCTGCCGCCCCACTGGCGTTCCCTCACCGGCAGCGGGGGCATCACGTCCTACAGCCAGCGGCAGGAAATGATCCTCGTGCTCAGTGCCTGTGGCCTGCCCCATCAGCTCTGGCGTTTCCGGCAGAAAGAATACCTCTATGTGCCCGCCTTGCTGGAAGGCCTGGCCCGGCAGGAGCTGCAGCACTTCCATGCGGAAAAACAGCGGCCCCCGGCCCCCCGGGACCTGCCGCCCGCGCTCCATGCCCGCTGCTGGCTGGCCGCCCTGCCCCTGCTGCTGCTCATCCTCTGGCACGGCCTGCGGAGCGGCTGGTGGCCGCTGCCCGAAGGGCTGCCACCGCCGGAAAGCTGGGAACAGGCCGGCGCGCTGGACAATGTCCGCCTGCGCGTCTATGGCGAATGGCAGCGCCTGTTCACGGCCCTGACCCTGCATGCCGACGCGGCCCATCTGGCCGGCAATATCCTGCTGGGCGGCATCATGCTGCCCCTGCTGGCCCGGCTGACAGGCCCGGGCCGGGCCCTGCTGCTGACCATGCTGGGCGGCGGGCTCGGCAATCTGCTCACCGTGGTGCTGCGCCGGGAATTCGTCCTCAGCCTGGGCTTTTCCACGGCGGTCTTCGCGGCCATCGGGGCACTGGCAGGCTTCATGGTCCTGCACCATGAGGGCAAACGCCATCTGCCGCTGGTGGCCGGTGTGGGCATCCTGGCCATGTGGGGCATGGGAGAAGGGAACGTGGACTACCTGGCCCATATCTGCGGCCTGGCGGCCGGGACGGCCCTCGGCCTCTGGGAGGCCCTGCGCAGCGCCCGCCGCTGGCCGGGCCTGCCGCAATGGCTGTCCGCCCTGCTGGCCCTGATGTTGCCCGTGCTGGCCTGGATGCGGGCTTTCCAGCAGGGGTGA
- the rpmB gene encoding 50S ribosomal protein L28, with the protein MSKECDFCGKKPQVGNLVSHSNIKTKRRFNPNLQRVRHQFADGTVRTLTVCTRCLRSGVVTKPVARAKQD; encoded by the coding sequence ATGAGCAAAGAATGCGATTTCTGCGGCAAAAAGCCCCAGGTCGGCAATCTTGTCAGCCATTCCAACATCAAGACCAAGCGCCGCTTCAATCCCAACCTGCAGCGTGTGCGTCATCAGTTCGCTGACGGCACCGTGCGCACCCTGACCGTGTGCACCCGCTGCCTGCGTTCCGGTGTGGTGACCAAGCCCGTCGCCCGTGCCAAGCAGGACTAA
- a CDS encoding NAD(P)H-dependent flavin oxidoreductase codes for MAFPSLSIGDLTAKMPIVQGGMGVGISLSGLASAVANQGGIGVIAGAMIGMKEPDVAKNPIEANLRALRQELSKAREKTQGIIGVNIMVALTTFSQMVRTAIENRADIIFSGAGLPLEMPKHLLQACEEKKEEFKTKLVPIVSSARAATLIARKWLSRFDYLPDAFVVEGPKAGGHLGFKREEIDDPNFALEVLVPQVVEAAKRLEDQKGRAVPVIAAGGIYTGADIKKFLDLGAAGVQMGTRFVATRECDADERFKQSYIAAREEDITIIKSPVGMPGRALQNDFIESARQGNKKPFKCVFHCVHTCDQEKTPYCIAQALISAMKGNLERGFAFCGANVARVNSIVSVKELMDSLQQEFDQTISKGRQTLQGLLK; via the coding sequence ATGGCTTTTCCTTCTTTGTCCATTGGAGACCTGACCGCTAAAATGCCCATCGTCCAGGGAGGCATGGGTGTCGGCATTTCCCTTTCCGGCCTCGCCTCCGCTGTCGCCAATCAGGGCGGCATCGGCGTCATCGCCGGAGCCATGATCGGGATGAAAGAGCCCGACGTGGCCAAAAATCCCATCGAAGCCAACCTGCGCGCCCTGCGCCAGGAGCTGAGCAAGGCCCGGGAAAAGACCCAGGGCATCATCGGCGTCAACATCATGGTGGCGCTGACCACCTTCAGCCAGATGGTGCGCACGGCCATCGAGAACCGTGCCGACATCATCTTTTCCGGTGCCGGTCTGCCCCTGGAGATGCCCAAACACCTCCTGCAGGCCTGCGAAGAAAAAAAGGAAGAGTTCAAGACCAAGCTGGTCCCCATCGTCTCTTCCGCCCGCGCGGCGACCCTGATCGCCCGCAAGTGGCTCTCCCGCTTCGACTATCTGCCCGACGCCTTCGTGGTGGAAGGCCCCAAGGCCGGCGGGCACCTCGGTTTCAAGCGTGAAGAGATCGATGACCCCAACTTCGCCCTGGAAGTCCTGGTCCCCCAGGTGGTCGAGGCCGCCAAGCGCCTTGAAGACCAGAAGGGCCGGGCCGTGCCCGTCATCGCCGCCGGCGGCATCTACACCGGTGCAGACATCAAGAAATTCCTCGACCTCGGCGCTGCCGGCGTCCAGATGGGGACGCGCTTCGTGGCCACCAGGGAATGCGATGCCGATGAACGCTTCAAGCAAAGCTACATCGCCGCCCGCGAAGAAGACATCACCATCATCAAGAGCCCTGTGGGCATGCCCGGCCGCGCCCTCCAGAACGACTTCATCGAGTCCGCCCGCCAGGGCAACAAAAAACCTTTCAAATGCGTCTTCCACTGTGTGCATACCTGCGACCAGGAAAAGACGCCCTACTGCATCGCCCAGGCCCTCATCAGCGCCATGAAGGGCAACCTGGAGCGCGGCTTCGCCTTTTGCGGGGCCAACGTGGCCCGGGTCAACAGCATCGTTTCCGTCAAGGAGCTGATGGACTCCCTGCAGCAGGAATTCGACCAGACCATCAGCAAGGGCAGGCAGACCCTGCAGGGCCTGCTGAAGTAG
- a CDS encoding PD-(D/E)XK nuclease family protein: MSSPFHIFSWQRPFLPALKQATDLWSRGRPGDAVIIVPHNRPWRYLVDIYADAGTTGLLPKVLSLPDMVRLWRMHASPVPLRTACLLDRVALLRDCVLGLAGEDHELEKRFGDLAPGAFLPWGIRLANLLEELLGQNMVTDDLPFIDEVSPPAAALLGALGRIRDAYVAALAQRGWTTPGHDFWLAARHAEDIPGLLRPADGHPVLLAGFSLLTETEDLLLRSLWQAGARVCLHTDPALLRHGEEGRPAVHWACQEHVQWLQRWQATARLWEPDAPAPADDAQKWHYFTGYDLHSQLKALQQDLEAPSEASTAILLTHGDLLLPVLHHLPDKDVNISMGYPLERSPVFHLLDSLFRLHEGRDRDGLFYWRHLLACLRHPYLGMLQAAPGGEAGTGQPLRPLLRRLERRIRSGRRLVAFDDLLAALAGDEEHAGAPDGPLPAPGPERALLEELLHLLLEDFGDAGTLAALAGALLRLSDFLTRHGQAVWERFPLDAEALYRLVRHCVPELQHNALSGEEMPPRLLHGLARQLLQQQRIPFEADPLGGVQVLGMLESRLLQFDRIFIVDATDDVLPGAPGQDPLLPDSLRRILGLPDARRRERAASHTLYRLCACAREVHFYWQESQGRSGLMDSKKARSRFVEQLIWAHEQRTGALLTPGTAPLAVAACDVTPMPPRALSLKRNQALQDAMRDFLAAPIPPTALDTYLHCPLAFVWKHLCRFRPVQEVNEKDDPAEVGSVLHDVLQQLYRPYRNTTVDAASISTEDMRAELQRQTERHGLRALLPPDSLMMFAVAAPRRLEEYLRHQPEATILELEYPLTQTIRCNGREYTFKGRLDRLDRREDGLCIVDYKTGIINNPAGDLWDDAALFERMAQVRDERLPLEDRRRLAAGTFDQLAEKLRMIQLPAYLCMLHAAGFRELHDAALVELRDTGREYWLFGPSPARDNDERIRQCFDVLSLLLWHMEHGPEFTGRPGEGCRWCDYQALCHA, from the coding sequence ATGAGCAGCCCCTTCCATATCTTTTCCTGGCAGCGGCCCTTCCTGCCTGCCCTGAAACAGGCCACCGACCTCTGGAGCCGCGGGCGGCCCGGCGATGCCGTCATCATCGTCCCCCACAACCGTCCGTGGCGCTACCTTGTGGACATCTATGCCGATGCCGGCACCACCGGCCTGTTGCCCAAGGTTCTTTCCCTGCCGGACATGGTGCGCCTGTGGCGCATGCATGCCAGCCCCGTGCCGCTGCGCACGGCCTGCCTGCTGGACAGGGTGGCCCTGCTGCGGGACTGCGTCCTCGGGCTGGCCGGTGAAGACCACGAGCTGGAGAAGCGCTTCGGCGATCTGGCCCCGGGCGCCTTCCTGCCCTGGGGCATCCGCCTGGCCAACCTGCTGGAAGAGCTGCTGGGCCAGAACATGGTCACCGACGACCTGCCCTTCATCGACGAGGTGAGTCCCCCGGCCGCGGCCCTGCTGGGCGCCCTGGGGCGCATCCGTGATGCCTATGTGGCGGCTCTGGCCCAAAGAGGCTGGACCACACCGGGCCATGATTTCTGGCTGGCCGCCCGCCATGCGGAGGACATCCCCGGCCTGCTGCGCCCGGCGGACGGGCATCCCGTGCTGCTGGCCGGTTTTTCCCTGCTCACCGAGACCGAGGACCTCCTGCTCCGCAGCCTCTGGCAGGCCGGGGCCCGCGTCTGCCTGCATACGGATCCCGCCCTGCTCCGGCATGGCGAGGAAGGAAGGCCGGCCGTGCACTGGGCCTGCCAGGAACACGTCCAGTGGCTGCAGCGCTGGCAGGCCACGGCCCGACTTTGGGAACCGGACGCGCCCGCACCGGCGGACGATGCACAAAAATGGCATTATTTCACGGGCTACGACCTCCACTCCCAGCTCAAGGCCCTGCAACAGGATCTGGAAGCCCCGTCGGAGGCCTCCACAGCCATCCTGCTGACCCACGGCGACCTCCTGCTGCCCGTGCTGCACCACCTGCCGGACAAGGACGTCAACATCTCCATGGGCTATCCCCTGGAGCGCTCGCCCGTCTTCCATCTGCTGGACAGCCTCTTCCGCCTGCATGAAGGCCGGGACAGGGACGGGCTCTTTTACTGGCGGCACCTGCTGGCCTGCCTGCGCCACCCGTATCTGGGCATGCTGCAGGCCGCCCCCGGCGGGGAAGCAGGCACGGGACAGCCCCTGCGGCCCCTGCTGCGCCGCCTGGAGCGCCGCATCCGCAGCGGCAGGCGCCTGGTGGCCTTTGACGACCTGCTGGCCGCCCTGGCCGGCGACGAAGAACACGCGGGCGCCCCGGACGGGCCCCTTCCCGCCCCCGGTCCCGAGCGTGCCCTGCTGGAAGAGCTGCTGCACCTGCTGCTGGAAGATTTCGGTGATGCCGGCACGCTGGCCGCTCTGGCCGGGGCCCTGCTGCGCCTGAGCGACTTCCTGACCCGCCACGGGCAGGCCGTCTGGGAGCGCTTTCCCCTGGATGCCGAGGCCCTGTACCGCCTGGTGCGCCATTGCGTGCCGGAATTGCAGCACAATGCCCTGTCCGGCGAGGAGATGCCCCCCCGCCTCCTGCACGGCCTGGCCCGCCAGCTGCTGCAGCAGCAGCGCATCCCCTTCGAGGCCGACCCCCTGGGCGGCGTGCAGGTGCTGGGCATGCTGGAAAGCCGTCTGCTCCAGTTCGACCGCATCTTCATCGTCGATGCCACCGATGACGTCCTGCCTGGTGCCCCCGGTCAGGACCCCCTGCTGCCGGACAGCCTGCGCCGCATCCTGGGCCTGCCCGATGCCCGCCGCCGGGAACGGGCGGCCTCCCATACCCTCTACCGTCTGTGCGCCTGCGCCCGCGAAGTGCATTTTTACTGGCAGGAGAGCCAGGGGCGCTCCGGCCTCATGGACAGCAAGAAGGCCCGCAGCCGTTTTGTGGAGCAGCTCATCTGGGCGCACGAGCAGCGCACCGGGGCCCTCCTCACCCCCGGGACAGCGCCGCTGGCCGTGGCCGCCTGCGATGTGACCCCCATGCCGCCCCGCGCACTGTCCCTGAAACGCAACCAGGCCTTGCAGGATGCCATGCGGGACTTTCTGGCCGCGCCCATCCCGCCCACGGCCCTGGATACCTATCTGCATTGTCCGCTGGCTTTCGTCTGGAAGCATCTGTGCCGCTTCCGGCCCGTCCAGGAGGTCAACGAAAAGGACGATCCGGCGGAAGTGGGCTCCGTGCTGCACGACGTGCTGCAGCAGCTCTACCGTCCCTACCGCAACACGACGGTGGACGCCGCCAGCATCAGCACGGAAGACATGCGCGCCGAACTGCAGCGTCAGACGGAGCGCCACGGGCTGCGGGCCCTGCTGCCGCCCGACAGCCTGATGATGTTTGCCGTGGCGGCCCCGCGCCGCCTGGAGGAATACCTCCGCCACCAGCCGGAAGCCACCATCCTGGAGCTGGAGTATCCCCTGACCCAGACCATCCGCTGCAACGGCCGGGAATATACCTTCAAGGGGCGCCTGGACAGGCTGGACAGGCGTGAGGACGGCCTTTGCATCGTGGACTACAAGACCGGCATCATCAACAATCCCGCCGGGGATCTCTGGGACGATGCCGCCCTGTTCGAACGTATGGCCCAGGTCCGGGACGAGCGGCTCCCTCTGGAGGACCGCCGCCGGCTGGCCGCCGGGACCTTCGACCAGCTGGCCGAAAAATTGCGCATGATCCAGCTGCCCGCCTACCTGTGCATGCTGCATGCCGCCGGTTTCAGGGAGCTGCACGACGCCGCCCTGGTGGAACTGCGCGACACGGGCCGGGAATACTGGCTGTTCGGCCCCAGCCCGGCCAGGGACAATGACGAACGCATCCGTCAATGCTTCGACGTCCTTTCCCTGCTGCTCTGGCATATGGAGCACGGCCCGGAGTTCACCGGCCGTCCGGGCGAAGGCTGCCGCTGGTGCGATTACCAGGCACTTTGCCACGCCTGA